One Vitis vinifera cultivar Pinot Noir 40024 chromosome 8, ASM3070453v1 genomic window carries:
- the LOC100261294 gene encoding steroid 5-alpha-reductase DET2, producing MDWDRTLFHNSLIALYLIAPPTFISLRFLQAPYGKHHRSGWGPTVPPSLAWFLMESPTVWLTLLIYPLGDRSSNPRSLILISIYLFHYIHRTLIYPLHLRNSTAAKRNGFPVSVALMAFGFNLLNAYLQARWVSHYANYEDDGWFWWRFWVGLVIFLDGMLVNVRSDLALVGLKSQGGGYKVPRGGWFELVSCANYFGEVVEWLGWAVMTWSWVGLGFLLYTCANLVPRARANHKWYLEKFGEDYPKGRKAVIPFLY from the coding sequence ATGGATTGGGACCGAACCCTGTTCCACAACTCTCTCATCGCCCTCTACCTCATCGCCCCACCCACATTCATCTCCCTTCGTTTCCTCCAAGCCCCCTATGGCAAGCACCACCGATCGGGGTGGGGTCCCACTGTGCCGCCATCCTTGGCATGGTTCCTCATGGAATCTCCTACTGTGTGGTTGACGCTCCTCATCTACCCCTTGGGTGATCGTTCCTCCAATCCCAGATCCCTAATCCTCATTTCCATCTACCTCTTCCACTACATCCATCGTACTCTCATCTACCCTCTTCACCTCCGCAACTCCACTGCCGCTAAACGGAATGGGTTCCCGGTCAGCGTGGCGCTCATGGCCTTTGGATTCAACCTCCTGAACGCCTACTTGCAAGCCAGATGGGTGTCTCATTATGCTAATTACGAGGACGATGGGTGGTTCTGGTGGCGGTTCTGGGTGGGACTGGTAATCTTCCTGGATGGGATGTTGGTGAATGTAAGATCGGATTTGGCGTTGGTGGGTCTGAAAAGCCAGGGCGGAGGGTACAAGGTGCCGAGAGGAGGGTGGTTCGAGTTAGTGAGCTGTGCCAACTATTTCGGGGAGGTGGTGGAGTGGTTGGGATGGGCGGTGATGACGTGGTCTTGGGTGGGTTTAGGGTTTCTTCTGTACACATGTGCCAATTTGGTGCCAAGGGCACGTGCCAACCACAAGTGGTATTTGGAAAAGTTTGGGGAGGATTATCCCAAGGGGAGAAAAGCTGTTATTCCCTTCCTCTATTGA